A single window of Shewanella sp. Choline-02u-19 DNA harbors:
- a CDS encoding uroporphyrinogen-III synthase, translating into MKVLLTRPQGRNQLMEEALSLRNVSYLTTPLLHVKPTSNLDAQQIDSALQQADIFIFISTNAVKFASTAITDKWPSSAQYFAVGEATYLALKALGINAEKAPADCQQTEGLLSLATLKHVDDKNIVIVRGVGGREDLALELCQRKANLSYWEVYQRGCPELDISNICQQWQTFGIDTIIITSGDILDNLVKTVPNELFAWLQTCHIIVPSSRVYDKAIAYGLSTVTNAKAANTNAMLTALSL; encoded by the coding sequence ATGAAAGTACTACTGACACGCCCTCAAGGGCGTAATCAGTTAATGGAAGAGGCGTTATCGTTAAGAAACGTCTCTTACCTTACGACGCCTTTATTACACGTAAAACCCACTTCAAACCTTGACGCTCAACAGATTGATAGCGCGTTACAGCAAGCTGATATCTTCATCTTCATTAGTACCAATGCTGTCAAATTCGCATCAACTGCAATTACTGATAAATGGCCATCATCGGCACAATACTTTGCCGTTGGCGAAGCCACCTATTTAGCCTTAAAAGCACTTGGTATTAACGCCGAAAAAGCCCCTGCGGATTGCCAGCAAACGGAAGGGTTACTCAGTTTAGCAACACTAAAACATGTGGATGATAAGAATATTGTCATTGTGCGTGGCGTGGGTGGTCGAGAAGATTTAGCGCTTGAACTTTGCCAACGAAAAGCCAATTTGAGTTACTGGGAAGTCTATCAAAGAGGCTGTCCTGAGTTAGATATTTCCAATATTTGCCAACAATGGCAAACCTTCGGTATAGACACTATCATCATCACCAGTGGCGATATACTCGATAACCTCGTCAAAACTGTTCCAAATGAACTATTTGCATGGCTGCAAACTTGTCATATTATAGTCCCAAGCTCCCGAGTATATGACAAAGCTATCGCATACGGTCTAAGTACCGTAACCAATGCTAAAGCCGCTAATACTAATGCCATGCTGACTGCGCTATCTTTATAG